Genomic segment of Pseudomonadota bacterium:
GTCGGCGTTCGGTGCCGAGTACGACTCGCTTGCCGACGTCGTGTCGTTTGGGGTCGGGCCTGCGTTGGTCGCCTACCTCTGGTCGCTGAAATACGCCCCGGGGAACGGCCTCGGCCAACTCGGCTGGATCGTCGCCTTCGTCTTCACCGCGTGCGCAGCCTTGCGTCTCGCCCGCTTCAACGTGCAGATCGGCACCGCCGACAAGCGCTTCTTTCAGGGACTGGCATCGCCGTCGGCGGCGGGTCTGGTGGTGAGCTACGTGTGGGTCGCGCACGACCTTGGTGTCAGCGGCAAGGCGATGGTCGGCGTGTCTGTCGTCGTCACCGCCGTGGCCGGGTTGCTGATGGTCAGCAATTTCGCCTACTACTCCTTCAAGGACATCGGCGACCACAAACAACTGCCCTTTGTCGCCGCGTTGTTTCTGGTGCTTGTCTACGCGGCAGCGTCGCTCGACCCGCCGAAGGTGCTGTTCGGCTGTTTCGCCGTCTACGCCCTGTCCGGGCCCGCCATTTCCGCGTGGACGCGGTTCCGGCGGCACCGGCGTCAACGCAACCAGGTCGAATGACGCCGTCTGCGCGAGCGCAGTGGCTTGACGCGATCGGCGTCGAGCGCTGGGTGCAGCGCGTCGGCGCGCACGACACGCTGGACGCGCCCGTGGCGGTACGCGACACCGCAGCCGCCGACCTGCCGCCCCCTCGGCTGACCGTGGTCTCGCCGGCGTTGCGTGATGCCGAGCAGGCCGTGCTCGACAAGATGCTTTCGGCCATCGCGCTGCAGCCCGGGGACTGGGCGCTGCAGTCAACCGACGGCGCGGCGTTGAGCCTGCCGCAGGACGGCCGCGCGGTGTTGGTGCTGGCGCCGGTCGACCACGAGCTCGCCTGGTCCGTCGCCTGCGAAGCCT
This window contains:
- the pssA gene encoding CDP-diacylglycerol--serine O-phosphatidyltransferase, which translates into the protein MSDESGKPRRGIYLLPNLFTTSALFAGFFAVIAALEGNFDKAAIATLAAMVFDGLDGRIARMTNTQSAFGAEYDSLADVVSFGVGPALVAYLWSLKYAPGNGLGQLGWIVAFVFTACAALRLARFNVQIGTADKRFFQGLASPSAAGLVVSYVWVAHDLGVSGKAMVGVSVVVTAVAGLLMVSNFAYYSFKDIGDHKQLPFVAALFLVLVYAAASLDPPKVLFGCFAVYALSGPAISAWTRFRRHRRQRNQVE